A window from Citrobacter amalonaticus encodes these proteins:
- the yccX gene encoding acylphosphatase translates to MSRVCIIAWVYGRVQGVGFRYTTQQEARRLSLTGYARNKDDGSVEVVASGEAEQVDKLLKWLKDGGPRSARVDRVLSEPHRPREAFTGFSIRY, encoded by the coding sequence ATGTCGAGAGTCTGCATTATCGCGTGGGTTTATGGCCGGGTTCAGGGCGTGGGATTTCGCTATACCACGCAGCAGGAGGCACGGCGTCTGAGCTTAACCGGTTACGCCAGGAACAAGGATGATGGCAGCGTGGAGGTGGTTGCCAGCGGCGAAGCGGAGCAGGTCGACAAATTACTGAAATGGCTCAAGGACGGCGGCCCGCGTTCTGCCCGGGTAGACAGAGTCCTGAGTGAGCCGCACCGTCCTCGAGAGGCGTTTACCGGTTTTAGTATTCGTTATTAA
- the tusE gene encoding sulfurtransferase TusE, protein MLIFEGKEIATDADGYLKDSAQWSEPMAVVIAENEGIILSPEHWEVVRFVRDFYLEFNTSPAIRMLVKAMANKFGEEKGNSRYLYRLFPKGPAKQATKIAGLPKPVKCI, encoded by the coding sequence ATGTTGATCTTTGAAGGTAAAGAAATCGCTACCGACGCTGACGGCTATCTGAAAGATAGCGCGCAGTGGAGCGAGCCGATGGCGGTGGTCATTGCTGAAAACGAGGGAATTATCCTCTCCCCGGAACACTGGGAAGTGGTGCGTTTTGTGCGCGACTTTTATCTGGAGTTTAATACCTCGCCTGCGATTCGTATGTTAGTCAAAGCGATGGCGAATAAGTTTGGCGAGGAGAAAGGCAACAGCCGTTATCTGTATCGTCTGTTTCCAAAAGGCCCGGCAAAACAGGCCACTAAAATTGCTGGCCTGCCAAAACCGGTGAAGTGTATTTAA
- a CDS encoding IS3 family transposase (programmed frameshift), which produces MAKPKYSPETKLAVVNHYLSGKDGEERTADRFGVERTSVRRWVRAWQLHGMEGLSGKNKHHSAEFKLVVVRAVIRDHLTMREAAARFNLSAETLVRHWVCVYNDAGAEGLLNIQRGRPGKMTKQKIPPSPTDKELEKLSPEELRAELRYLRAENAYPKKVEGLGSERKKRQQALIISELRHKHALRDLLRAAGMSRSTWYYNMNALKQVDRHAGLKDKIREIYAWHKGRYGYRRITLSLRKQGLLVNHKTVQRLMTELSLRSLIRAKKYRSWKGETGKAAPNILSRNFSASKANEKWVTDVTEFSLQGKKLYLSPVLDLFNREIISYSLSERPVMEMVNTMLRDAFLKLGPDDAPLLHTDQGWQYRMAGYQAKLKAQGMTQSMSRKGNCLDNAVMENFFGTLKSECFYLSQFSNISELRKAIEDYIRYYNNERISLKLKGLSPVEHRAQALKAA; this is translated from the exons ATGGCAAAGCCAAAATATTCCCCTGAAACAAAACTGGCTGTGGTTAATCATTATTTGTCCGGAAAAGACGGAGAAGAGCGTACAGCCGACCGTTTTGGTGTTGAAAGAACTTCCGTCCGTCGCTGGGTCAGGGCGTGGCAACTCCACGGTATGGAAGGGCTGTCAGGGAAAAATAAACATCATTCAGCTGAATTTAAACTCGTCGTCGTCCGGGCGGTTATCCGTGACCACCTGACGATGCGTGAAGCAGCTGCCCGGTTTAATCTCTCTGCAGAAACGCTTGTCCGACACTGGGTCTGCGTGTACAACGATGCCGGAGCGGAAGGACTGCTAAACATTCAACGCGGGCGGCCTGGAAAAATGACAAAACAAAAAATCCCCCCATCCCCTACAGATAAAGAACTGGAAAAACTCTCCCCCGAAGAACTCCGGGCTGAACTCCGTTACCTGCGGGCAGAGAATGCCTATC CTAAAAAAGTTGAAGGCCTTGGTTCAGAGCGAAAAAAACGGCAGCAAGCCCTGATAATCAGTGAACTGAGGCATAAGCACGCTCTGCGAGACCTCCTGCGCGCGGCAGGCATGTCCCGCAGTACATGGTATTACAATATGAATGCCCTGAAGCAGGTGGACAGGCATGCCGGGCTGAAAGATAAAATCCGTGAGATATACGCCTGGCACAAAGGCCGTTATGGCTACCGCAGGATCACGCTTTCGCTGAGAAAGCAGGGTCTGCTGGTGAACCATAAAACCGTGCAGCGGCTGATGACAGAGCTGTCGCTCCGGTCTCTGATAAGGGCGAAGAAATACCGCTCATGGAAGGGGGAAACAGGCAAGGCAGCCCCCAATATCCTGAGCAGGAACTTCAGTGCATCAAAAGCCAATGAAAAATGGGTTACGGATGTTACAGAGTTCTCGCTGCAGGGTAAAAAGCTGTACCTGTCGCCGGTACTCGATCTTTTTAACCGGGAAATAATCTCCTACAGCCTGTCGGAAAGGCCGGTGATGGAGATGGTTAATACCATGCTGCGGGATGCGTTCTTAAAGCTCGGACCAGACGACGCCCCCTTGCTGCACACAGATCAGGGCTGGCAATATCGGATGGCAGGCTATCAGGCAAAGTTAAAGGCGCAGGGCATGACGCAAAGTATGTCCCGAAAAGGAAACTGTCTGGATAATGCCGTGATGGAAAACTTCTTCGGGACGCTGAAATCGGAGTGTTTTTACCTGAGTCAGTTCAGCAATATCAGCGAACTGAGGAAGGCGATAGAGGATTATATCCGTTACTACAACAACGAGCGGATAAGCCTGAAACTAAAAGGCCTGAGTCCGGTAGAGCACCGGGCCCAGGCTCTGAAGGCCGCTTAA
- the yccA gene encoding FtsH protease modulator YccA gives MDRIVSSSHDRTSLLSTHKVLRNTYFLLSLTLAFSAITATASTVLMLPSPGLILTLVGMYGLMFLTYKTANKPSGIISAFAFTGFLGYILGPILNAYLSAGMGDVIGMALGGTALVFFCCSAYVLTTRKDMSFLGGMLMAGIVVVLIGMVANIFLQLPALHLAISAVFILISSGAILFETSNIIRGGETNYIRATVSLYVSLYNIFVSLLSILGFASRD, from the coding sequence ATGGATCGTATTGTTAGTTCATCACATGACCGTACATCGCTACTTAGCACGCACAAAGTACTGCGTAATACCTATTTTCTGCTGAGCCTGACGCTGGCATTTTCGGCGATCACCGCCACCGCCAGCACCGTGCTGATGCTGCCTTCTCCGGGTCTGATTCTGACGCTGGTGGGGATGTACGGGCTGATGTTCCTGACCTATAAAACGGCGAACAAGCCAAGCGGTATTATTTCCGCGTTTGCCTTCACTGGTTTCCTCGGTTACATCCTTGGGCCGATTCTGAACGCTTACCTGTCCGCTGGAATGGGCGACGTGATCGGGATGGCGCTGGGCGGCACCGCGCTGGTGTTTTTCTGCTGCTCCGCCTACGTGCTGACCACCCGCAAAGACATGTCCTTCCTCGGCGGCATGCTGATGGCCGGTATTGTGGTGGTACTGATTGGTATGGTTGCTAACATCTTCCTGCAACTGCCAGCGCTGCACCTGGCGATCAGCGCGGTGTTTATCCTGATTTCTTCAGGCGCAATCCTGTTTGAAACCAGCAACATCATCCGTGGCGGTGAAACCAACTACATCCGCGCAACGGTTAGCCTCTACGTTTCGCTGTACAACATCTTTGTCAGCCTGCTCAGCATTTTGGGCTTCGCCAGCCGCGATTAA
- a CDS encoding SDR family NAD(P)-dependent oxidoreductase: MDFQNKVAVITGSTTGIGEAVAEQLHKQGAKVVIISRSSEQAKQKAKRLSSQGQQAIGIGCDVSQPEQVRKMIDDVIKHFGRLDYAVNNAGLTGEHDKNITEQTVENWDKVIATSLSGIFYCLKYEIPQMIKSGGSIVNLSAVNGLVGIPGLASYTAAKHGIIGLTQTAALEFACQGIRINAVAPGYVQTPRMSEFPENIVRSFANSHPMKRMARMQEIADFILFLLSDNSAFCTGGVYPIDGGYLAE, encoded by the coding sequence ATGGATTTTCAGAATAAAGTAGCTGTGATAACAGGAAGTACTACAGGTATAGGTGAAGCCGTCGCAGAGCAATTACACAAACAGGGTGCGAAGGTCGTCATTATATCCCGCTCATCAGAGCAGGCTAAACAAAAAGCGAAACGGTTATCTTCACAGGGACAACAAGCAATAGGGATCGGATGTGATGTGTCGCAGCCTGAACAAGTACGGAAAATGATAGATGACGTTATCAAACATTTTGGCAGGCTTGATTATGCTGTAAATAATGCAGGCTTAACAGGAGAGCATGATAAAAATATTACAGAGCAGACAGTTGAAAACTGGGATAAGGTCATTGCTACCTCATTGAGCGGCATTTTTTACTGCTTAAAATACGAGATACCTCAGATGATAAAGTCTGGTGGCTCTATTGTTAATTTATCTGCAGTAAATGGACTGGTTGGCATTCCTGGGTTGGCATCTTATACCGCGGCTAAGCATGGTATAATCGGCTTAACCCAAACCGCAGCGCTTGAGTTTGCATGTCAAGGCATTCGAATCAATGCGGTCGCGCCGGGCTATGTCCAGACCCCACGAATGAGTGAATTCCCTGAAAATATCGTACGTAGTTTCGCAAATAGTCACCCAATGAAAAGGATGGCAAGAATGCAAGAAATAGCAGACTTCATATTGTTTTTGCTATCAGACAATTCAGCGTTTTGTACCGGAGGCGTTTATCCCATTGATGGTGGTTATTTAGCTGAGTAA
- a CDS encoding helix-turn-helix transcriptional regulator, giving the protein MTRTERLLELLQILRAQRYPITASALSDRLGISVRSLYRDIKTLQHQGVSIEGGAGIGYIIRSDFHLPPLNLSHEEINAIILGLNWVSHNTDYDFKNTARNALAKIHAVIPGELKNLIESQSYLTGPSEKNELFFEDIRSAIKNQKRINITYRDKKDVYSSRVIWPIALIYMESCWLLVAWCEMRNDFRHFRTDQIEEIVQLDSTYRESRTTLLKKWRIKEGICVGKEY; this is encoded by the coding sequence ATGACCAGAACAGAAAGGCTTCTCGAATTATTACAGATATTAAGGGCACAACGATATCCGATCACAGCTTCCGCTCTCTCAGATCGATTAGGCATAAGTGTACGCTCCCTTTACAGAGATATTAAAACGCTACAACACCAGGGCGTGTCCATTGAAGGAGGCGCAGGAATTGGATATATCATCAGGTCTGACTTTCATTTACCTCCCTTAAATCTTTCACATGAAGAAATCAATGCTATTATACTTGGGTTAAATTGGGTTTCTCATAATACGGATTATGATTTCAAAAACACCGCAAGGAATGCGCTTGCCAAAATACATGCCGTTATCCCCGGTGAATTAAAAAATCTTATTGAGAGTCAATCCTATCTGACCGGCCCTTCAGAAAAGAATGAGTTATTTTTCGAAGACATTCGTAGTGCTATTAAAAATCAAAAAAGAATCAACATAACGTATCGTGACAAGAAAGATGTTTACTCTTCTCGGGTCATATGGCCCATCGCGTTGATATATATGGAATCATGCTGGCTTTTGGTTGCATGGTGTGAGATGAGAAATGATTTTCGTCATTTCAGAACTGACCAAATCGAAGAGATTGTGCAACTGGATTCCACGTACAGGGAAAGCAGAACGACTTTATTGAAAAAATGGAGAATTAAAGAAGGGATCTGCGTGGGGAAAGAGTACTGA
- a CDS encoding DUF421 domain-containing protein, with product MEMVLRALAIYLILLVVFKIAGRRALLQMTSFDLILLLIISEATQQALLGNDFSVTGAMLTIVTLVTIDILFGFIKKQMHGAESALDGSPVILLEHGEPLMEKMKMVDVSLDDILVAARQSQGITEPGKIKYAILERNGHISIIPDED from the coding sequence ATGGAAATGGTGCTGAGGGCCTTAGCCATATATCTTATTTTACTGGTCGTGTTTAAGATTGCTGGACGCCGGGCGTTATTACAAATGACCAGTTTCGACCTGATTTTGCTGTTGATTATTAGCGAAGCCACACAGCAGGCATTGTTAGGCAATGATTTCTCCGTTACCGGAGCAATGCTCACCATTGTCACGTTGGTGACAATCGACATATTGTTCGGATTCATTAAAAAACAGATGCATGGGGCTGAATCTGCTCTCGATGGATCACCGGTTATTCTGCTGGAACACGGCGAACCATTAATGGAAAAGATGAAAATGGTAGATGTCTCTCTCGACGATATCTTAGTGGCTGCCCGGCAGAGCCAGGGCATTACGGAGCCGGGTAAAATTAAATACGCCATTCTGGAGCGTAATGGGCATATTTCAATTATTCCTGATGAGGATTAA
- a CDS encoding YdeI family stress tolerance OB fold protein — MKLSVAPLLCCFLIPTVFADDNGGLKKDTAPPPPHALDEGYRGVEDARTMTVQQAKTMHDGATISLRGNLIDDLGDDKFVFRDKTGSIHTLIPLSVFDGRTVKPDQMISINGSLDTKTQPPVVRVNRIQK; from the coding sequence ATGAAATTATCCGTGGCACCATTACTATGTTGTTTTTTAATCCCGACAGTGTTTGCTGACGATAATGGTGGGCTGAAAAAAGATACGGCACCGCCGCCGCCTCACGCCCTGGATGAGGGGTATCGTGGTGTTGAAGATGCGCGAACCATGACGGTTCAACAAGCTAAAACCATGCATGACGGCGCGACCATCTCTCTGCGTGGTAATCTGATTGACGATCTGGGCGATGATAAATTTGTTTTTCGCGATAAAACCGGCAGTATCCATACGCTGATTCCACTCTCTGTCTTTGATGGTCGCACGGTAAAACCCGATCAAATGATCAGTATTAACGGCAGTCTGGACACCAAAACGCAACCGCCTGTGGTTCGCGTTAACAGAATACAAAAGTAA
- a CDS encoding GntP family permease: MPLIIVVAGIALLLLLTIKIKLNTFVSLIIVSIVVAIASGMDLNKVVTSVESGLGGTLGHIGLIFGFGVMLGRLLADAGGAQRIALTMLNYFGKKRLDWAVVCSAFIVGIALFFEVGLILLVPILFAIAREAKISPMFMCVPMLSGLLVAHGFLPPHPGPTVIAREYGADVGLVLIYGIIVGIPTFILCGPILNKFCQRIIPDAFKKEGNIASLGATRRFSENEMPGFGISFLTAMLPVILMAVVTIIQMTHAKNASESGTFYNVLLFLGNSTIAMLISLLFAIYTMGLGRGKTIPELMDSCGKAIAGIAGLLLIIGGGGAFKQVLIDSGVGQYISTLVSGMDINPILMAWGVAAFLRICLGSATVAAISTAGLVIPLLAVHPNTNLALITLATGAGSCICSHVNDASFWMIKDFFGLTTKETLLSWTLMSTLLSICGLIFILLASMVL, from the coding sequence ATGCCACTAATTATCGTTGTGGCAGGGATTGCTTTACTCCTGCTTTTAACCATTAAAATTAAACTCAATACGTTTGTTTCCTTAATTATTGTCTCGATTGTTGTCGCCATTGCCAGTGGAATGGATCTGAATAAAGTCGTCACGTCGGTCGAATCCGGCCTTGGCGGTACGCTGGGCCATATTGGTTTAATCTTCGGCTTCGGCGTGATGCTCGGTCGCTTACTGGCTGACGCGGGTGGCGCACAGCGAATCGCCCTGACCATGCTGAATTATTTCGGTAAAAAGCGGCTTGACTGGGCGGTAGTCTGTTCAGCCTTTATCGTCGGTATCGCACTCTTTTTCGAAGTTGGCTTAATTCTTCTGGTGCCTATTTTATTCGCCATCGCCCGTGAAGCGAAAATATCGCCGATGTTTATGTGTGTGCCCATGCTTTCCGGTTTGCTGGTCGCGCACGGTTTTTTACCTCCGCATCCCGGCCCAACCGTTATTGCCCGTGAATATGGCGCAGATGTGGGACTGGTACTGATCTACGGCATTATTGTCGGCATTCCGACCTTTATTCTTTGCGGGCCGATATTGAACAAATTCTGTCAGAGGATTATTCCTGACGCGTTTAAAAAAGAAGGGAATATTGCCTCCCTCGGTGCGACCCGCCGGTTCAGCGAAAACGAAATGCCCGGCTTTGGCATCAGCTTTCTCACCGCGATGCTGCCGGTGATCCTGATGGCGGTAGTGACAATTATCCAGATGACCCATGCTAAAAACGCCTCGGAGTCAGGCACGTTCTATAACGTATTACTGTTCTTAGGTAACTCGACGATTGCAATGCTGATCTCGTTGCTGTTCGCGATATATACCATGGGTCTGGGTCGCGGAAAGACAATCCCTGAACTGATGGACTCCTGCGGCAAAGCCATTGCCGGTATCGCAGGACTGTTGCTGATTATCGGCGGTGGTGGCGCATTCAAGCAGGTGCTCATCGATTCTGGCGTGGGTCAGTACATTTCTACTCTGGTCTCAGGCATGGATATTAATCCGATTCTGATGGCCTGGGGCGTTGCCGCGTTCCTGCGTATTTGCCTGGGTTCTGCCACCGTAGCAGCGATCTCGACTGCCGGACTGGTTATCCCGCTGCTGGCGGTACATCCCAACACTAACCTGGCGTTGATTACGCTGGCCACCGGAGCGGGTTCCTGTATCTGCTCCCACGTCAACGATGCCAGCTTCTGGATGATTAAAGACTTCTTCGGCCTGACAACCAAAGAGACGCTGCTGTCCTGGACGCTGATGTCAACGCTGTTATCCATCTGCGGACTGATATTTATCCTGCTCGCCAGCATGGTTCTTTAA
- the yjhG gene encoding xylonate dehydratase YjhG produces MSVRSIFADESHDIYTVRTHADGPDGELPLTAEMLINRPSGDLFGMTMNAGMGWSPDELDRDGILLLSTLGGLRGEDGKPIALALHQGHYELDIQMKAAAEVIKANRALPYAVYVSDPCDGRTQGTTGMFDSLPYRNDASMVMRRLIRSLPDAKAVIGVASCDKGLPATMMALAAQHDKPTVLVPGGATLPAKDGEDNGKVQTIGARFANGELSLQDARRAGCKACASSGGGCQFLGTAGTSQVVAEGLGLAIPHSALAPSGEPVWQEIARASARAALNLCKKGITTREILTDKAIENAMTVHAAFGGSTNLLLHIPAIAHQAGCHVPTVDDWIRINKRVPRLVSVLPNGPVYHPTVNAFMAGGVPEVMLHLRSLGLLHEDVMTVTGSTLKENLDWWEHSERRQRFKQLLRDQEQIDADEVIMSPQRARERGLTSTITFPVGNIAPEGSVIKSTAIDPSVIDDQGIYYHKGVAKVYLSEKTAIYDIKHDKIKAGDILVIIGVGPSGTGMEETYQVTSALKHLSYGKHVSLITDARFSGVSTGACIGHVGPEALAGGPISKLRTGDIIEIKIDCRELQGEVNFLGTRNDEKLPSREEATAILNARPSHQDLLPDPELPDDTRLWAMLQAVSGGTWTGCVYDVNKIGAALNDYMNNTLKQK; encoded by the coding sequence ATGTCTGTTCGCTCTATTTTTGCTGACGAGAGTCACGATATCTACACCGTCAGAACGCACGCCGACGGGCCTGACGGTGAACTGCCGCTGACGGCGGAGATGCTCATCAACCGCCCGAGCGGGGATCTGTTCGGGATGACGATGAATGCCGGAATGGGCTGGTCTCCGGATGAGCTGGATCGCGACGGCATTTTACTGCTCAGCACGCTGGGAGGGTTACGCGGGGAAGACGGTAAGCCCATCGCACTGGCGCTGCACCAGGGTCACTACGAGCTGGATATCCAGATGAAAGCGGCAGCAGAGGTGATCAAAGCGAACCGCGCCCTACCCTATGCCGTGTATGTTTCCGATCCCTGCGACGGACGAACACAGGGTACAACGGGCATGTTTGATTCACTGCCATACCGTAATGACGCCTCAATGGTAATGCGCCGCCTGATCCGCTCCTTGCCCGATGCGAAAGCCGTTATTGGCGTGGCGAGCTGTGATAAGGGACTCCCGGCCACCATGATGGCCCTCGCCGCGCAGCATGACAAACCGACAGTGCTGGTGCCTGGTGGCGCGACGCTGCCCGCGAAGGATGGAGAAGATAACGGCAAAGTGCAGACCATCGGCGCACGCTTCGCCAATGGCGAGTTATCGCTACAGGACGCTCGTCGTGCTGGCTGTAAGGCCTGTGCCTCCTCTGGCGGCGGCTGTCAATTTCTGGGTACCGCCGGGACATCGCAGGTGGTGGCCGAAGGTCTTGGGCTGGCGATCCCGCACTCTGCGCTAGCCCCTTCCGGTGAGCCGGTATGGCAAGAGATCGCCAGAGCATCCGCGCGGGCAGCGTTGAACTTATGTAAAAAAGGTATCACTACCCGGGAAATCCTTACCGACAAAGCGATTGAGAATGCGATGACGGTTCATGCAGCGTTCGGCGGTTCAACAAACCTGCTGCTGCACATCCCGGCGATTGCCCATCAGGCAGGCTGCCATGTCCCGACCGTTGACGACTGGATCCGCATCAATAAGCGTGTGCCCCGACTGGTGAGCGTGCTCCCGAATGGTCCGGTTTATCACCCGACAGTGAATGCATTCATGGCAGGCGGTGTGCCGGAAGTGATGTTGCATCTTCGCAGTCTTGGATTGCTGCATGAAGACGTGATGACCGTAACCGGCAGCACACTGAAGGAGAACCTCGACTGGTGGGAACACTCCGAGCGGCGGCAGCGATTCAAACAGCTGCTGCGCGACCAGGAACAGATCGACGCCGACGAGGTGATCATGTCACCGCAACGCGCACGGGAGCGTGGCCTGACTTCAACGATCACCTTCCCGGTTGGCAATATTGCTCCGGAAGGATCGGTGATCAAATCCACCGCCATTGACCCTTCGGTAATTGATGATCAAGGCATCTATTACCATAAAGGGGTGGCGAAGGTTTATCTGTCCGAGAAAACAGCAATTTACGATATCAAGCACGACAAAATTAAAGCAGGCGATATTCTGGTCATTATCGGCGTTGGCCCTTCCGGTACCGGGATGGAAGAAACCTACCAGGTTACCAGCGCCCTGAAACATCTGTCTTATGGTAAGCATGTCTCCCTGATCACGGATGCGCGTTTCTCGGGCGTTTCCACTGGCGCGTGCATTGGTCACGTGGGACCGGAAGCCCTCGCCGGAGGGCCAATCAGTAAATTACGCACCGGGGATATTATTGAAATCAAAATTGATTGCCGCGAACTTCAGGGCGAAGTCAATTTCCTCGGAACCCGTAACGATGAAAAATTACCCTCACGGGAGGAGGCTACCGCAATATTGAACGCCAGACCCAGCCATCAGGATTTACTTCCTGATCCGGAACTGCCAGACGATACCCGGCTTTGGGCGATGCTTCAGGCAGTGAGCGGCGGGACATGGACGGGCTGTGTTTACGATGTGAATAAAATCGGTGCGGCCCTGAACGATTATATGAATAACACCTTAAAGCAAAAATAA
- a CDS encoding dihydrodipicolinate synthase family protein, with the protein MRKFSGIIPPVSSTFHRDGTIDKTAMRQVADFLINKGVDGLFYLGTGGEFSQMNTAQRMAFAEEAVAVVGGRVPVLIGVGSPSTDEAVKLAQHAQACGADGVVAINPYYWKVASRNLDDYYQQIARSVTLPVILYNFPDLTGQDLTPETVKRLALQNENIVGIKDTIDSVGHLRTMINTVKSVRPSFSVFCGYDDHLLNTLLLGGDGAISASANFAPELSVGIYHAWREGDLATAATLNQKLLQLPAIYALETPFVSLIKYSMQCVGLPVETYCLPPILDVSEEAKEKVHALLVAQGIISL; encoded by the coding sequence ATGAGAAAATTCAGCGGCATTATTCCACCGGTATCCAGCACGTTTCATCGTGACGGGACCATTGATAAAACAGCAATGCGTCAGGTTGCCGACTTCCTGATCAATAAGGGAGTCGACGGGCTGTTTTACCTTGGCACCGGGGGTGAATTTAGCCAGATGAATACCGCCCAGCGAATGGCGTTCGCCGAAGAAGCCGTTGCCGTTGTCGGTGGTCGGGTTCCGGTCCTGATTGGCGTCGGTTCGCCTTCTACTGATGAAGCGGTCAAACTGGCACAACATGCCCAGGCCTGCGGCGCTGACGGCGTCGTCGCGATTAACCCCTACTACTGGAAAGTCGCGTCACGCAATCTTGACGACTATTACCAGCAGATCGCCCGTAGCGTCACGCTGCCGGTGATCCTGTACAACTTTCCGGATCTGACCGGTCAGGACTTAACCCCAGAGACCGTGAAACGTCTGGCGCTGCAAAATGAGAACATCGTCGGAATCAAAGACACTATCGACAGCGTCGGCCATCTGCGCACGATGATTAACACCGTTAAGTCAGTGCGCCCGTCATTTTCGGTCTTCTGCGGCTACGACGACCATTTACTCAACACCCTGCTGCTGGGCGGCGATGGCGCAATATCCGCCAGCGCGAACTTTGCTCCGGAGCTCTCTGTCGGTATCTATCACGCCTGGCGCGAGGGCGATCTGGCAACTGCCGCTACCCTGAATCAAAAGCTGCTGCAACTGCCGGCGATTTACGCCCTGGAAACGCCGTTTGTCTCACTGATCAAATACAGCATGCAGTGCGTGGGATTGCCGGTGGAGACGTATTGCTTGCCGCCGATTCTCGATGTGTCAGAAGAAGCCAAAGAAAAAGTCCATGCACTGCTGGTCGCGCAGGGAATTATATCGCTCTGA
- a CDS encoding IclR family transcriptional regulator: MVRKGCNSLVRAEKILTHIAWVGVASYMELLKEFQYPKSSLLNLLNVMVECGFLIKNKNGHYSLGIKNYELGCQALHRQNIFEVTKRPMQELSLKSGLVCHLGAMERYSAIYLDKVESPESVPTSKSWIGKKLELHITALGKALLAWKTREELDYFLDAITLTPHTRNTLTDKKLFLEELQKTRLRGWAIDSEESTYGAVCLSMPVFNMYNRVNYAISLSGDPVVYSGNKIDGYLELLRKCAGQISYGLGYRNENEYLRKGN; this comes from the coding sequence ATGGTTCGCAAAGGGTGTAATTCATTAGTCCGTGCCGAAAAAATATTAACTCATATTGCATGGGTAGGCGTGGCGAGTTATATGGAGCTATTAAAAGAATTCCAGTATCCCAAAAGCAGCCTGCTTAATTTATTAAATGTGATGGTGGAGTGCGGCTTCTTAATTAAAAACAAAAATGGCCATTATTCGCTGGGAATAAAAAACTACGAACTGGGTTGTCAGGCACTGCACCGCCAAAATATCTTTGAGGTGACGAAACGGCCTATGCAGGAGCTGTCGCTGAAAAGCGGCCTGGTTTGTCACCTGGGGGCAATGGAGCGCTATTCTGCTATCTATCTCGACAAGGTTGAAAGCCCGGAATCAGTGCCAACGAGTAAAAGCTGGATTGGCAAAAAACTGGAATTACACATTACCGCGCTGGGTAAAGCGTTATTAGCCTGGAAAACACGGGAAGAACTGGATTATTTTTTAGATGCGATCACGTTAACGCCGCATACGCGCAATACGTTAACCGATAAAAAGTTATTTCTGGAGGAGTTGCAAAAAACACGACTTCGGGGATGGGCCATAGACAGTGAAGAATCAACCTATGGCGCGGTATGTTTAAGTATGCCGGTATTCAATATGTATAACCGGGTCAACTATGCGATCTCGCTGTCAGGCGATCCTGTGGTTTATTCAGGAAATAAGATCGACGGCTATCTGGAACTGCTCCGCAAATGTGCCGGGCAAATATCTTATGGGCTGGGCTACAGAAACGAAAATGAGTATTTACGAAAAGGAAACTGA